Proteins from one Capricornis sumatraensis isolate serow.1 chromosome 2, serow.2, whole genome shotgun sequence genomic window:
- the GSTM3 gene encoding glutathione S-transferase Mu 3 isoform X2 produces the protein MASSKSMVLGYWDIRGLAHAIRMLLEFTDTSYEEKRYTCGEAPDYDKSQWLDVKFKLDLDFPNLPYLMDGKNRLTQSNAILRYIARKHNMCGDTEEERIRVDIMENQIMDFRMQLVQLCYNPDHEKLKPRYLEQLPGQLKQFSLFLGKYSWFAGEKALEKIATYMQSDRFLKMPVNNKMAQWGNRRIC, from the exons ATGGCTTCGTCAAAGTCTATGGTTCTAGGTTACTGGGATATTCGCGGG CTGGCGCACGCCATCCGCATGCTCCTGGAGTTCACGGATACATCCTATGAAGAGAAAAGATACACGTGCGGGGAAG CTCCTGACTATGATAAGAGCCAGTGGCTGGATGTGAAATTCAAACTAGACCTGGACTTTCCTAAC CTGCCCTATCTCATGGATGGTAAAAACAGGCTCACCCAGAGCAATGCCATCTTGCGCTACATCGCCCGCAAGCACAATATGT GCGGTGACACTGAAGAGGAAAGGATTCGAGTGGACATCATGGAGAACCAGATAATGGATTTTCGCATGCAACTGGTACAACTCTGCTACAACCCTGACCAC GAAAAGCTGAAGCCTCGGTACTTGGAACAGCTACCTGGACAACTGAAACAGTTCTCCTTGTTCCTGGGGAAATACTCATGGTTTGCaggggaaaag GCTTTGGAGAAAATAGCTACCTACATGCAGTCTGACCGCTTCCTTAAGATGCCTGTCAACAACAAGATGGCCCAGTGGGGCAACAGGAGAATCTGCTGA
- the GSTM3 gene encoding glutathione S-transferase Mu 3 isoform X1 codes for MASSKSMVLGYWDIRGLAHAIRMLLEFTDTSYEEKRYTCGEAPDYDKSQWLDVKFKLDLDFPNLPYLMDGKNRLTQSNAILRYIARKHNMCGDTEEERIRVDIMENQIMDFRMQLVQLCYNPDHEKLKPRYLEQLPGQLKQFSLFLGKYSWFAGEKLTFVDFLTYDVLDQNRMFEPKCLDEFPNLKAFMCRFEALEKIATYMQSDRFLKMPVNNKMAQWGNRRIC; via the exons ATGGCTTCGTCAAAGTCTATGGTTCTAGGTTACTGGGATATTCGCGGG CTGGCGCACGCCATCCGCATGCTCCTGGAGTTCACGGATACATCCTATGAAGAGAAAAGATACACGTGCGGGGAAG CTCCTGACTATGATAAGAGCCAGTGGCTGGATGTGAAATTCAAACTAGACCTGGACTTTCCTAAC CTGCCCTATCTCATGGATGGTAAAAACAGGCTCACCCAGAGCAATGCCATCTTGCGCTACATCGCCCGCAAGCACAATATGT GCGGTGACACTGAAGAGGAAAGGATTCGAGTGGACATCATGGAGAACCAGATAATGGATTTTCGCATGCAACTGGTACAACTCTGCTACAACCCTGACCAC GAAAAGCTGAAGCCTCGGTACTTGGAACAGCTACCTGGACAACTGAAACAGTTCTCCTTGTTCCTGGGGAAATACTCATGGTTTGCaggggaaaag CTCACCTTTGTGGATTTCCTCACCTATGATGTCTTAGATCAGAACCGTATGTTTGAGCCCAAGTGCCTGGATGAATTTCCAAATCTGAAGGCTTTCATGTGCCGCTTTGAG GCTTTGGAGAAAATAGCTACCTACATGCAGTCTGACCGCTTCCTTAAGATGCCTGTCAACAACAAGATGGCCCAGTGGGGCAACAGGAGAATCTGCTGA